One Lachnospiraceae bacterium C1.1 genomic region harbors:
- a CDS encoding beta-galactosidase, which yields MNGLIFGAAYYPEYEIEKRTEKDFEMMKAAGMNTIRIAESTWSTWEKNEGEYDFSILTDTLDSAEKYDMQVIIGTPTYAVPSWLVKKDPDVLATTKQGRGIYGARQIMDIMNPTYRDAAEKIIRRMMEVVKDRKCVIGYQIDNETKHYGTSGANIQKLFKKYLIEKFGTVEELNKRFGFAYWSNSIGKWDDLPDVRGTINGSYAAEFERFQRHLAAEFLIWQRKIIDEYRRDDQFVTHNFDFEWRKDELAPFGHSYGVQPGINHYEASDAVTIAGCDIYHPTQDDLTGVEIAYGGDSIRTLKNSPYIVLETEAQAFRYWTPYPGQLYQQAFSHIASGAMGVEYWHWHSIHNSYETYWKGVLSHDMEENEVYKEAKAIGEDFKKIYPYIKKSSKRNRIALITDNHSQTALELFPIGDAKDEPGDEYISYNDVVRIYYDALYMQNLECDIIDVRSLEKNSRDYDMIITPALYSATDETISYLRTFVENGGVLVSSFKSFFTDENLQVRHEKQPYRMTDVFGAYYQEFTRPGKTKLRGKDITVWQELLFADPSTEAERYEHKYWGKYAAITHNKYKKGHAIYIGCNCDAEIVKDELGKAASLAGVKSPDEKFPIIIRSLATDDGKEIRFIFNYSDGEKKISCNFDNAVDILTNKEYKRNDEICIKDWGLKILYIGKH from the coding sequence ATGAACGGATTAATTTTTGGAGCAGCATATTATCCTGAATATGAAATAGAAAAAAGAACTGAAAAAGATTTTGAAATGATGAAGGCAGCGGGTATGAATACCATACGTATTGCCGAATCGACATGGAGTACATGGGAGAAAAATGAAGGGGAATACGATTTTTCAATCCTTACGGATACGCTTGACAGTGCGGAGAAATATGATATGCAGGTAATCATAGGAACTCCAACCTATGCGGTGCCTTCATGGCTTGTAAAAAAAGATCCGGATGTGCTTGCGACAACTAAACAGGGACGCGGAATATATGGTGCCAGACAAATAATGGATATTATGAATCCAACTTACAGGGACGCCGCTGAGAAGATCATACGCAGAATGATGGAAGTTGTTAAGGATCGGAAATGTGTAATCGGATATCAGATTGATAATGAGACTAAACATTATGGTACCTCAGGGGCTAATATCCAGAAATTGTTTAAGAAATACCTGATAGAAAAATTCGGAACTGTTGAGGAGCTTAATAAAAGATTTGGTTTTGCATATTGGAGTAATTCTATAGGAAAATGGGACGATCTTCCGGATGTGAGAGGAACAATAAACGGGTCATATGCAGCAGAATTTGAAAGGTTTCAGAGACATCTTGCAGCCGAATTTTTAATCTGGCAGAGAAAAATTATTGATGAATACAGGAGAGATGATCAGTTTGTAACTCATAATTTTGACTTTGAATGGAGAAAGGATGAACTTGCTCCATTTGGACATTCATATGGTGTACAGCCGGGGATCAACCATTATGAAGCTTCAGATGCAGTAACGATCGCAGGATGTGATATTTATCATCCGACACAGGATGATTTAACAGGGGTTGAAATTGCCTATGGCGGAGACAGCATACGTACGCTTAAGAATTCCCCGTATATAGTCCTGGAGACAGAGGCGCAGGCATTCAGGTATTGGACACCTTATCCGGGGCAGCTTTACCAACAGGCTTTTTCGCATATAGCCAGCGGAGCTATGGGAGTTGAATATTGGCACTGGCATAGTATACATAATAGCTATGAGACCTACTGGAAGGGTGTTCTCAGTCATGATATGGAAGAAAATGAGGTCTATAAAGAAGCAAAGGCTATTGGAGAGGATTTCAAAAAAATTTATCCATATATCAAAAAGAGCAGTAAAAGAAACAGGATCGCATTGATCACGGATAATCACAGTCAGACTGCGTTAGAATTATTCCCTATCGGAGATGCTAAGGACGAACCGGGTGATGAATATATTTCTTATAACGATGTTGTAAGAATATATTATGATGCTTTATATATGCAAAATTTAGAATGTGACATAATTGATGTTCGATCACTTGAAAAAAATAGCAGGGATTATGACATGATAATAACACCTGCCCTTTATTCTGCAACTGATGAGACTATCAGCTATCTTCGAACTTTTGTGGAAAATGGAGGCGTACTCGTTTCTTCATTTAAGTCATTTTTTACCGATGAAAATCTGCAGGTAAGACATGAAAAGCAGCCGTATAGAATGACGGATGTTTTTGGCGCTTACTATCAGGAATTTACGAGACCGGGTAAAACAAAGCTCCGTGGAAAAGATATAACGGTATGGCAGGAACTTTTATTTGCAGATCCGTCGACTGAAGCTGAAAGATATGAACACAAATACTGGGGAAAATATGCCGCAATAACTCATAACAAATACAAAAAAGGTCATGCAATATATATTGGCTGTAATTGTGATGCGGAAATTGTAAAGGATGAGCTTGGAAAAGCAGCTTCTTTAGCCGGAGTGAAGAGTCCGGATGAAAAATTCCCTATTATAATCAGGAGTTTAGCAACTGATGATGGTAAAGAAATAAGGTTCATATTTAATTATAGCGACGGTGAAAAAAAGATAAGTTGTAATTTTGATAATGCTGTAGATATTCTGACTAATAAAGAGTATAAACGCAATGATGAAATTTGTATCAAAGACTGGGGATTAAAAATTCTTTATATTGGCAAGCACTAA
- a CDS encoding macro domain-containing protein, whose product MYKAAGKERLLAERQKIGHIKPGDVAITPAFKLDAKYIIHASGPWWEGGSKGEVNFRLTFLLFG is encoded by the coding sequence ATTTATAAGGCGGCGGGTAAGGAGAGGCTCCTTGCTGAGCGGCAGAAGATAGGACATATTAAACCGGGTGATGTGGCTATTACTCCTGCATTTAAGCTTGATGCCAAATACATCATTCATGCCAGCGGGCCGTGGTGGGAAGGCGGAAGCAAGGGCGAGGTCAACTTTCGGTTGACCTTTCTTCTTTTTGGATAA